One region of Pseudomonas sp. B21-040 genomic DNA includes:
- a CDS encoding type VI secretion system tip protein VgrG, giving the protein MFNPSNETHFSLTVEDYVGAVHSGDLQVLSFTGTEGISQPYCFDLELVSENPDLDLEQLLHKQAFLAFDPQGSGIHGQIYRVAQGDAGKRLTRYKISLVPHLQYLHHRTNQRIYQQMSAPKIIALILEEHGIKGNAYRFQLSQPCPDRDYCVQYDETDLHFVQRLCEEEGIHYHFQHSAKGHLLVFGDDQTVFPKLGQPTAYVQGSGMVADEPVIKGFKLRLETRTSRTTRRDYDFEKPRLQLEAAYKPDGESTEPDLEDYDYPGRFLDRARGKFLSQRALERHRADYQQAEGHGDLTRLISGHFLEMSDHPRTEWNDLWLLTEIVHEGKQPQVLEESVTSDTTDNKDDFHQGYRNRFLATPWNVFYRPALEHPKPRVLGSQTAMVTGPKGEEIHCDQYGRIKVQFHWDREGLADDKTSCWMRVSSSWAGDRYGAIVIPRIGMEVLVTFLEGDPDQPLVTGCLYHKENQVPYELPANKTRTVFKTLSSPGGGGFNELRIEDKKGAEQIFIHAQRDWDENIEHDQKIRVGNERHDTVVKNTYTELKAEEHRTTIADRKTEARMDDHLTIGQNQHVKLGTAQLTSVGKEIHVKAGAKIVIEAGSELTILGGGSFIKLDAGGVTVVGPVVKINAGGSAGSGTGIGIKPPVLPGAADKDKAGSLMDQALGNAPEEPKPRTKYLLSL; this is encoded by the coding sequence ATGTTCAACCCGTCTAACGAAACGCATTTCAGCCTGACCGTTGAAGACTACGTCGGCGCCGTGCATTCGGGCGACCTGCAAGTGCTGTCGTTCACCGGCACCGAAGGCATCAGCCAGCCGTATTGCTTCGACCTCGAACTGGTCAGCGAAAACCCTGATCTGGACCTGGAACAGCTGCTGCACAAACAGGCATTCCTCGCGTTCGATCCACAGGGTTCGGGCATCCACGGCCAGATCTACCGCGTCGCCCAAGGTGACGCCGGCAAACGCCTGACCCGCTACAAAATTTCCCTGGTGCCGCACCTGCAATACCTGCATCACCGCACCAACCAGCGCATCTACCAGCAGATGTCGGCACCGAAAATCATCGCGCTGATCCTCGAAGAACACGGTATCAAGGGCAACGCGTACCGCTTCCAGCTCAGCCAACCGTGCCCGGACCGCGACTACTGCGTGCAGTACGACGAAACCGACCTGCACTTCGTCCAGCGCTTGTGCGAAGAGGAAGGCATTCACTACCACTTCCAGCACAGTGCCAAAGGTCATCTGCTGGTATTCGGCGACGACCAGACCGTGTTCCCGAAACTCGGGCAGCCAACGGCTTATGTGCAAGGCAGCGGCATGGTCGCTGACGAACCGGTGATCAAAGGCTTCAAACTGCGCCTGGAAACCCGTACCAGCCGCACCACCCGCCGCGACTACGACTTCGAAAAACCACGCCTGCAACTCGAAGCGGCGTACAAACCCGACGGCGAAAGCACCGAACCGGATCTGGAAGACTACGACTACCCTGGCCGCTTCCTCGACCGCGCGCGCGGCAAATTCCTCAGCCAACGCGCCCTCGAACGCCACCGCGCCGACTACCAGCAAGCCGAAGGCCACGGCGACCTGACCCGGCTCATCAGCGGCCACTTCCTGGAAATGTCCGACCACCCGCGCACCGAGTGGAACGACCTCTGGCTGCTCACGGAAATCGTCCACGAAGGCAAACAACCGCAAGTCCTCGAAGAGTCGGTCACCAGCGACACCACCGACAACAAAGACGACTTTCACCAGGGCTACCGCAACCGCTTCCTCGCCACCCCGTGGAACGTCTTCTACCGCCCCGCGCTGGAACACCCAAAACCCCGCGTACTCGGCAGCCAGACCGCCATGGTCACCGGCCCCAAAGGCGAAGAAATTCACTGCGACCAATACGGCCGCATCAAAGTGCAATTCCACTGGGACCGCGAAGGCCTGGCCGACGACAAAACCAGCTGCTGGATGCGCGTTTCATCGAGCTGGGCCGGCGACCGCTACGGCGCCATCGTCATTCCGCGCATCGGCATGGAAGTACTCGTCACCTTCCTCGAAGGCGACCCCGACCAACCGCTCGTGACTGGTTGCCTGTACCACAAGGAAAACCAAGTCCCCTACGAACTGCCGGCGAACAAAACCCGCACCGTGTTCAAAACACTGAGCTCACCGGGGGGCGGTGGGTTTAATGAACTGCGTATTGAAGACAAGAAAGGTGCCGAGCAGATCTTCATCCATGCCCAGCGGGATTGGGATGAAAACATTGAGCATGACCAGAAGATTCGCGTCGGCAACGAACGCCACGACACGGTGGTGAAGAACACCTACACCGAGCTGAAGGCGGAAGAGCATCGCACCACGATTGCTGATCGCAAGACTGAAGCTCGGATGGATGATCACCTGACGATTGGGCAGAACCAGCATGTGAAGCTGGGGACTGCGCAACTGACGAGTGTTGGGAAAGAGATTCATGTGAAGGCTGGGGCGAAGATTGTTATTGAGGCTGGCAGCGAACTCACCATTTTGGGGGGAGGGAGCTTTATCAAGCTGGATGCCGGTGGGGTGACGGTTGTTGGGCCGGTGGTGAAGATTAATGCGGGTGGTTCGGCCGGGAGCGGGACCGGGATCGGGATTAAACCGCCGGTGCTGCCGGGGGCGGCGGATAAGGATAAGGCGGGGAGTTTGATGGATCAGGCGTTGGGGAATGCGCCTGAGGAACCTAAACCTAGGACAAAGTACCTGTTATCGCTGTGA
- a CDS encoding PP2C family serine/threonine-protein phosphatase, whose protein sequence is MLVASPWRSAARTDAGKVRARNEDAFLDCPQQGLWVVADGMGGHQGGDIASQLIVASLAELPVQDDFDERLKGIRQCLHWLNRRLGQELTVTAGRHDSIMGSTVVALLVDGNRAACIWAGDSRCYLWRGQRLYQLSKDHSLQQQLIDEQNMSIEDAKAHPAAHALTRAVGAAEQLTLDVLELEVYPGDAFLLCSDGLYNGLSSDALGNALSLTAPHVALERLFDGALRGSARDNLTAVVIRQ, encoded by the coding sequence ATGCTGGTTGCCAGTCCCTGGCGCAGCGCTGCGCGTACCGACGCCGGCAAGGTTCGGGCGCGCAACGAAGATGCTTTCCTCGACTGTCCACAGCAGGGGCTGTGGGTGGTCGCGGACGGCATGGGCGGTCATCAGGGTGGCGACATCGCCAGCCAGTTGATCGTCGCCAGCCTGGCGGAATTGCCGGTGCAGGATGATTTCGACGAACGCCTCAAAGGCATTCGCCAGTGCCTGCACTGGTTGAACCGCCGCTTGGGTCAGGAGTTGACCGTCACCGCCGGGCGCCACGACAGCATCATGGGCAGCACCGTGGTGGCGCTGCTGGTGGACGGCAATCGCGCGGCCTGCATCTGGGCCGGTGACAGCCGTTGCTACCTGTGGCGCGGCCAGCGTTTGTATCAACTGTCCAAGGACCATTCGCTGCAACAGCAACTCATCGACGAGCAAAACATGAGCATCGAAGACGCCAAGGCTCATCCTGCCGCCCATGCCCTGACCCGTGCGGTCGGGGCGGCCGAGCAGTTGACCCTGGACGTTCTTGAGCTTGAGGTTTATCCCGGCGATGCGTTTCTGTTGTGCAGCGATGGTTTGTACAACGGGCTCAGCAGCGATGCCTTGGGCAATGCCCTGAGCCTGACCGCGCCGCACGTTGCGCTGGAGCGTCTGTTCGATGGCGCTCTGCGTGGCTCGGCGCGGGACAATCTGACTGCCGTGGTGATCCGCCAATGA
- a CDS encoding serine/threonine-protein kinase, which yields MTQLMPPLDDLLVSDEEVSNLTYFAFAKPNKAEPALAPTKPSLGEMPDVLAGRYRIERLLGAGGMGAVYRARDLLSEQFGDPDPYIALKILSEEFAESPDASALLYSEFALTRRLRHDNVLRLHSFDVDTDCQRAFITMELMRGLTLDKLLCERPLGLPWKELRDIALPLLDALAYAHSRGVLHGDMKPSNVMLSEEGVRLFDFGLGQAVEGILPGLPHLSRDRFNAWTPGYAAPELLEGQPLTASADVYGVACVLYELAGGKHPFRRLSSTEARDGQLERELHPPRNLPKHCWPALRTALAFDAAKRTITAAQLRDALGATSSLLQRLRFKA from the coding sequence ATGACCCAACTCATGCCGCCGCTCGACGACCTGCTGGTGAGCGACGAAGAAGTCAGCAACCTGACTTATTTCGCGTTCGCCAAGCCGAATAAAGCTGAGCCCGCGCTGGCGCCGACCAAGCCCAGCCTCGGCGAAATGCCGGACGTACTCGCAGGTCGTTACCGCATCGAGCGCCTGCTCGGTGCCGGCGGTATGGGCGCGGTTTACCGCGCACGGGATTTACTGAGCGAACAGTTCGGCGATCCCGACCCTTACATCGCGCTGAAAATCCTCAGCGAAGAATTTGCCGAATCGCCGGACGCCAGCGCCTTGCTCTACAGCGAGTTCGCCCTGACCCGGCGCCTGCGCCACGACAACGTGCTGCGTTTACACAGCTTTGACGTGGACACCGACTGCCAGCGCGCCTTCATCACCATGGAACTCATGCGTGGGCTGACCCTGGACAAATTACTCTGCGAGCGGCCCCTGGGCCTGCCGTGGAAAGAACTGCGCGACATCGCGCTGCCGCTGCTCGACGCGCTGGCCTATGCCCACTCGCGCGGCGTGCTGCACGGCGACATGAAACCGAGCAACGTGATGCTCAGCGAAGAAGGCGTGCGCTTGTTTGACTTCGGCCTCGGCCAAGCCGTGGAAGGCATCCTCCCCGGCCTGCCGCACCTGAGTCGCGACCGCTTCAACGCCTGGACCCCCGGCTACGCCGCCCCGGAACTGCTCGAAGGCCAACCGCTGACCGCCAGCGCCGACGTCTACGGCGTGGCCTGCGTGCTCTACGAACTGGCCGGCGGCAAACACCCGTTCCGCCGCTTGTCCTCGACCGAGGCCCGCGACGGCCAGCTCGAGCGCGAGCTGCACCCGCCGCGCAACCTGCCCAAACACTGCTGGCCAGCCCTGCGAACGGCGCTGGCTTTCGATGCGGCCAAGCGCACCATCACCGCCGCCCAATTGCGTGACGCCCTGGGCGCCACTTCGTCTTTGCTGCAACGCCTGCGATTTAAGGCGTAA
- a CDS encoding M23 family metallopeptidase, whose translation MLISPPFLPAPTAGEDDEAFLNRAMLCGAPGDGFFPISFDLNWHGGTHLKAPTEAGRVLPVRAIADGTLAYFREPAPVDASAEAPLNYSGWTDNGCIVLRHETEIGEGANSKVVFYSIYMHLSKITVKDLRKGMQIYRKEALGEAGKIYGSANKIHFEIIADDNQVKNLTGRTERELAYQTKSGRKESCWGDMYFCLPPEVMGYTDHPSSWADSNNMSSCAFRPEEDIFVRMSYSQGQCTLSTYTLDGECIGEQKEEKDFEYELYEKAAARYPGCPSAGYELLRFGRVLGPDVLAPSNAAHWRKIALPSGAAWFNLNGNTVTCFSDADFPHWQGWKLIDDDADEDSHCQSPYLRSLLKLDEDPLYPVSRNLVEISQNPNIKYAPAKPEEEHVYSKSYRIKQHNQAIIETESSKQKLKRCIFKFPSEWGKSDFDTRYGWLLKESELGPPMPEGDYEKLKAHQEAMAFWEEAGLTDIESKHWHFPPKEFVETFRKCSWLSAGELIQCIPRSFVGEDHKSKILYRASIPYSGASRRAVRIKVSLNEVMRKYLVVTKQRMSQFMANGLVESGFFSQFSELGEGKGKTYGDWYGRGIIQVTHKDNYIKYFKHRGRQVNNETQNVAWRNAVGSESYDQAESAGFWWAKNKANKTSDPVAMNVAWRVDVCEDFNWKTHQCSVSLSAESRLSNPTLDLVGRHVNTGKPTTTIRMNGLPERRDAFTNVQAILSDLLYPSPEPGELPAPIPSFIKRQK comes from the coding sequence ATGTTGATTAGCCCTCCATTTCTTCCGGCACCGACTGCTGGAGAGGACGACGAAGCGTTTCTGAATCGAGCCATGTTGTGTGGCGCTCCCGGGGACGGTTTTTTCCCAATCAGCTTTGATCTGAACTGGCATGGTGGTACCCACCTAAAAGCCCCTACAGAAGCCGGGCGCGTGTTGCCTGTACGCGCGATTGCCGACGGGACGTTAGCGTATTTCCGCGAACCAGCCCCTGTGGACGCAAGCGCTGAAGCCCCTTTGAATTACAGCGGATGGACTGACAATGGTTGCATTGTCTTGCGGCACGAAACCGAGATTGGTGAGGGTGCAAATTCGAAGGTGGTTTTCTATTCGATCTATATGCATCTTTCCAAAATAACGGTGAAAGATCTGAGGAAAGGAATGCAGATTTACCGTAAGGAAGCGCTCGGCGAGGCAGGAAAAATCTACGGTTCTGCTAATAAAATCCATTTTGAAATTATTGCGGATGACAACCAGGTCAAGAACCTGACAGGTCGGACGGAACGAGAGCTGGCATACCAGACAAAGTCTGGACGTAAAGAAAGCTGTTGGGGCGACATGTACTTTTGTCTGCCTCCAGAAGTTATGGGTTACACGGATCATCCTAGTTCATGGGCTGATTCGAACAACATGTCCAGTTGTGCATTTCGTCCGGAAGAAGATATTTTCGTGCGTATGAGTTATAGCCAAGGGCAATGCACGTTGAGTACTTACACGCTTGATGGCGAATGTATTGGTGAGCAAAAGGAGGAAAAAGATTTTGAGTACGAACTCTATGAGAAAGCCGCTGCCCGCTATCCTGGGTGTCCAAGCGCGGGTTACGAACTACTTCGCTTTGGCCGAGTACTTGGGCCTGATGTATTAGCACCTTCCAATGCGGCACATTGGCGAAAAATTGCTCTTCCTAGCGGAGCTGCTTGGTTTAATTTGAATGGCAACACGGTTACTTGTTTTAGTGATGCTGACTTCCCTCATTGGCAGGGGTGGAAGCTGATTGATGATGATGCTGATGAAGATAGTCATTGTCAGTCACCCTATTTGAGATCTCTACTGAAACTCGATGAAGATCCTCTTTATCCGGTTTCCAGAAATTTGGTAGAAATATCTCAGAATCCGAATATTAAGTATGCGCCTGCTAAGCCTGAGGAAGAGCATGTTTACAGCAAGAGCTATCGCATAAAGCAACATAACCAAGCGATCATCGAAACGGAAAGCTCCAAGCAGAAGCTAAAACGATGCATTTTTAAATTTCCAAGTGAGTGGGGCAAAAGCGATTTCGATACTCGTTATGGTTGGTTGCTAAAAGAGTCGGAACTGGGGCCACCTATGCCGGAAGGTGACTACGAAAAACTTAAAGCTCACCAAGAGGCTATGGCGTTTTGGGAGGAGGCTGGTTTAACGGATATAGAATCCAAGCACTGGCATTTTCCACCAAAAGAGTTTGTTGAAACGTTTAGGAAGTGCTCATGGTTGAGCGCAGGTGAATTAATACAATGCATCCCTCGGTCATTTGTTGGTGAGGATCATAAGAGTAAAATATTATATCGTGCAAGTATTCCATATTCTGGCGCTTCTCGCAGGGCTGTGAGAATTAAAGTGTCACTCAATGAAGTTATGCGAAAATATTTGGTTGTAACGAAGCAGCGTATGAGTCAGTTTATGGCAAATGGCTTGGTAGAGTCAGGGTTCTTTTCTCAGTTTTCGGAACTTGGAGAGGGTAAAGGCAAGACCTACGGAGATTGGTATGGTCGGGGGATTATTCAGGTAACGCATAAAGATAATTACATCAAGTACTTTAAACATCGAGGTCGGCAAGTAAACAATGAAACTCAGAACGTAGCTTGGAGAAATGCGGTTGGATCAGAATCTTATGACCAAGCTGAAAGCGCTGGTTTTTGGTGGGCGAAAAATAAGGCCAATAAAACAAGCGATCCTGTCGCTATGAATGTTGCGTGGCGGGTGGACGTGTGTGAGGACTTTAACTGGAAGACACACCAGTGTAGCGTTTCTCTCAGTGCGGAGAGTAGACTGAGCAATCCAACACTAGATTTAGTTGGGCGTCATGTGAATACAGGTAAGCCGACTACAACGATACGTATGAATGGATTGCCTGAACGAAGAGATGCATTTACCAATGTACAAGCGATATTGTCGGATCTGTTATATCCAAGCCCAGAGCCTGGAGAGTTGCCAGCACCAATTCCGTCGTTCATTAAGAGGCAAAAATAG